A stretch of Besnoitia besnoiti strain Bb-Ger1 chromosome V, whole genome shotgun sequence DNA encodes these proteins:
- a CDS encoding 26S proteasome regulatory subunit (encoded by transcript BESB_058720), which yields MVTSTAQSGGDDGRARALQAYVAKVKEHRECEAKVKKLRDEVKRQSVRYDKTEDDLKALQGVGQLIGEVLRQLDSEKFIVKTSSGPRYMVGSKPKIDKASLTAGTRVALDMTTLTVMKKLQREVDPLVFNMLHEDPGSVQYGEVGGLSEQIRQMREVIELPLTNPELFKRVGIKTPKGVLLYGPPGTGKTLLARAMASNMNCNFMKVVASAIVDKYIGESARVIREMFAYARDHQPCIIFMDEIDAIGGRRFSQGTSADREIQRTLMELLNQLDGFDELGAVKIIMATNRPDVLDPALMRPGRLDRKIEIPLPNETARVDILKIHSSKIAKQGDIDYEAICKLCDGFNGADLRNVCTEAGMFAIRAERDYVIEEDFFKAARKLADNKKLESTIDYDV from the exons ATGGTCACCTCTACAGCTCAGTCGGGGGGCGACGATGGGAGGGCCCGGGCCTTGCAGGCATATGTTGCCAAGGTGAAAGAGCACCGAGAATGCGAAGCGAAAGTAAAGAAGC TTCGCGACGAAGTGAAAAGGCAGTCTGTCCGTTACGACAAAACCGAGGATGACCTGAAGGCGCTTCAGGGCGTCGGCCAACTTATTGGGGAAGTCCTCCGGCAGCTCGACTCCGAAAAGT TCATTGTGAAGACCTCGAGCGGTCCCCGCTACATGGTGGGAAGCAAGCCGAAGATTGACAAAGCTTCGTTGACGGCCGGCACCCGCGTCGCGTTG GACATGACGACTCTGACAGTGATGAAGAAGCTCCAGCGCGAAGTTGACCCACTGGTTTTCAACATGCTTCACGAAGACCCTGGAAGCGTGCAGTACGGTGAAGTTGGCGGTTTGAGCGAGCAGATTCGTCAAATGCGGGAGGTGATTGAGCTGCCTCTCACCAATCCCGAGCTCTTCAAAAGAGTCGGCATCAAAACTCCGAAGGGTGTGCTCTTGTACGGGCCGCCTGGAACCGGAAAGACGCTCCTCGCTCG CGCCATGGCGTCGAACATGAACTGCAACTTCATGAAAGTGGTGGCATCTGCGATCGTGGATAAGTACATCGGCGAAAGCGCTCGCGTCATTCGAGAGATGTTTG CTTACGCGCGCGACCACCAGCCGTGCATCATCTTCATGGACGAGATTGACGCTATCGGAGGCCGCCGGTTCTCGCAGGGCACATCTGCGGACCGCGAAATTCAGCGCACACTCATGGAA CTCCTGAACCAGCTGGATGGTTTCGACGAACTCGGTGCAGTCAAGATTATCATGGCGACCAACAGACCAGACGTCCTCGACCCAGCTCTCATGCGTCCTGGTCGACTCG ATCGGAAGATCGAAATTCCGCTGCCAAACGAAACTGCACGTGTCGATATCTTGAAGATCCATTCCAGCAAAATCGCCAAACAAGGAGACATCG ACTACGAGGCGATCTGTAAGCTGTGCGACGGATTCAACGGCGCCGACTTGCGCAATGTTTGCACTGAAGCCG GCATGTTCGCGATCCGAGCGGAGCGAGACTACGTCATCGAAGAAGATTTTTtcaaggcggcgcggaagctCGCAGATAACAAGAAATTGGAAAGCACCATCGACTATGACGTTTGA
- a CDS encoding vacuolar (h+)-atpase g subunit protein (encoded by transcript BESB_058730), which produces MLKRLSKASRSGSAGRAASAESGWEEAGSTNPNTPVIEDPGGPRSGPVSLPKTESGDVNGEGSPREAAQEEEERRLARKRSSTGKGKLFSRLTSKFSRSLSALLHSDGSGASHEAAGRKAAACGNSRDERAGELDAPQSASGEPGVAAAHDASFAQKRKFHIPHPHLLGHHSRALTRQHLSGSGGAAADAGAEPSGHGIGTGILHAATGLMHPSHLPHLHLRSTHAKPENAGQQHTPRGQQQQESENGVQGVELLRQLHQAHERARKIVEDSRKQKEILLQRARQEVEEEAVRVREEAEKEFEVAAETDQKEDAAFAAATDDAPVDPHVPRTAVDEAAQFCVGQVLLVDVGLPEELKKRLPVIKANPPTFFRKSCASQYPSTRGPKGDPTILKAALEHSYRQSREYSEAHYGSASLTETMTDEYRGACLKNLGGSSEVGGAKRDVYSAILGDRAWNEADEADLHLDINDVQGQEDDNQWWASRRKGNDDGSVTPRAFCQGCWPAAPA; this is translated from the exons ATGTTGAAGCGGCTCTCGAAGGCTtcgcgcagcggctcggCAGGGCgggccgcgtccgcggagtCGGGGTGGGAGGAGGCTGGCAGCACGAACCCGAACACGCCCGTGATTGAAGACCCTGGAGGCCCGCGCAGCGGGCCTGTCTCGCTGCCGAagacagagagcggcgacgtcAATGGCGAAGGGAGTCCCCGTGAAGCGGCtcaggaggaggaagagcggcgcctcgcgaggaagcgcagcTCCACGGGCAAGGGGAAGCTCTTCTCGCGGCTGACCTCAAAGTTCTcgcgttctctctctgccctgCTGCATAGCGACGGGTCGGGCGCCAGCCACGAGGCTGCAGGCCGCaaggccgcggcctgcggcaaCTCGCGGGATGAGAGAGCCGGAGAGCTCgatgcgccgcagagcgccagcggcgagccaggcgtggcggcggctcaCGACGCGTCTTttgcgcagaagaggaaatTCCACATTCCGCATCCGCACCTGCTAGGGCACCACAGCCGCGCACTCACGCGGCAGCACTTGAGCGGGTCCggtggcgcggccgcagacgctggCGCGGAGCCGAGCGGCCATGGGATCGGCACAGGCATCCTGCATGCGGCAACGGGGCTGATGCATCCTTCGCATCTGCCTCATCTTCACCTGCGCAGCACGCATGCCAAGCCCGAAAACGCTGGTCAACAACACACGCCACGCggtcagcagcagcaggagtcCGAGAACGGCGTCCAGGGTGTCGAGTTGCTGCGTCAGCTCCACCAGGCCCAcgagcgcgcgaggaagatcGTAGAGGACAgcagaaaacagaaagaaatcctgctgcagagagccAGACAGGAAGTTGAGGAAGAGGCGGTTCGAGTCCG agaagaagctgagAAGGAGTTCGAAGTAGCTGCGGAGACAGATCAGAAAGAGGACGCGgctttcgcggcggcgactgaCGATGCCCCTGTAGATCCCCATGTGCCGCGGACAGCAGTGGACGAGGCTGCCCAGTTCTGCGTCG GGCaagtcctcctcgtcgacgtCGGATTGCCTGAAGAACTGAAGAAGCGTCTGCCTGTCAT CAAAGCGAACCCTCCAACTTTCTTCCGGAAGAGCTGCGCGTCTCAGTACCCCTCCACGCGTGGGCCCAAGGGCGACCCGACGATTTTGAAGGCTGCGCTGGAGCACTCGTATCGGCAGAGTCGAGAGTACAGCGAAGCGCACTACGGCTCAGCGTCCCTGACTGAGACGATGACCGACGAATACCGCGGGGCGTGTTTGAAGAAtctcggcggcagcagcgaggttGGAGGCGCGAAGCGAGATGTCTACAGCGCGATTCTGGGTGACCGCGCATGGAACGAAGCTGACGAAGCTGACCTGCATCTCGACATCAACGACGTGCAGGGACAAGAAGACGATAACCAGTGGTGGGCGTCGAGACGCAAAGGCAACGATGATGGCTCCGTGACgccccgcgccttctgccaGGGCTGCTGGCCGGCTGCCCCTGCCTAG
- a CDS encoding putative eukaryotic initiation factor-3, subunit 5 (encoded by transcript BESB_058740) — protein MIRSVSRSVGASSQQHNVPKHFDILPFPLLKVRVHPVVVLTILDAYLRREEGQVNVIGTLLGTVSEGNVVDISDCFVDRHSLTDEGLLQIIKDHHETMYELKQQVSGSGAKDIVVGWFCTGSEMTELTCAVHGWFKQFNSVSKFHPQPPLTEPIHLMVNTTMDRGNLSIKAFMQVPLNMAKDACFQFQELPLELFASSSDRAGLSLLLKVREANRRYRQQHEGNRASALATSAPPSAAAAAAISDTPAISGVPVIKQGLGAALEKLSDQLNKCGAYVRSVLDGSEKADPEIGRFLSKALCVEAVQDLEVFEQMCQNTLQDNLMVVHLTSLARLQFAVAEKLNTSFF, from the exons ATGATTCGGTCCGTGTCCAGGTCGGTTGGCGCTTCTTCCCAGCAGCACAATGTGCCGAAGCACTTTGACATCCTGCCCTTCCCCCTTCTCAAAGTGCGCGTCCACCCCGTCGTCGTTTTGACGATCTTGGACGCCTACCTCCGACGCGAGGAGGGTCAGGTCAACGTTATCGGCACCCTTCTGGGAACAGTCTCTGAAGGAAATGTGGTCGATATCTCTGACTGCTTCGTCGACAGACACTCCCTCACCGATGAG GGTCTGCTGCAGATCATTAAGGATCACCACGAGACGATGTATGAACTAAAGCAGCAggtcagcggcagcggcgcgaaggaCATTGTTGTTGGCTGGTTTTGTACGGGCAGCGAGATGACTGAGCTGACTTGCGCCGTCCACGGCTGGTTCAAGCAGTTTAACAGCGTCTCCAAGTTTCACCCCCAGCCGCCCCTCACCGAGCCCATCCACCTCATGGTCAACACCACCATGGACCGCGGCAACCTGTCCATCAAG GCCTTTATGCAAGTTCCCTTGAACATGGCGAAGGACGCGTGCTTCCAGTTTCAGGAGCTTCCACTGGAGctgttcgcctcctcgtcagACCGCGCAGGCTTGTCGCTCCTCCTCAAGGTCCGAGAAGCCAACCGCCGGTACCGTCAGCAGCATGAAGGCAACAGGGCAAGCGCGTTGGCGaccagcgcgccgccttcagctgcggcggctgcggccatCAGCGACACACCGGCGATCTCGGGAGTGCCTGTGATCAAGCAGGGCTTGGGTGCGGCGCTCGAGAAGCTTTCTGACCAGCTGAACAAATGCGGAGCCTATGTCCGCAGCGTTCTCGATGGGTCTGAGAAGGCTGACCCTGAAATCGGACGATTCCTCAGCAAAGCTCTTTGCGTCGAGGCCGTGCAGGATCTCGAGGTTTTCGAACAGATGTGCCAAAATACGCTCCAAGACAACCTCATGGTCGTCCATCTCACTAGCCTCGCCCGACTGCAGTTTGCTGTTGCCGAGAAACTCAACACGTCCTTCTTCTGA
- a CDS encoding putative cytochrome C oxidase assembly factor COX15 (encoded by transcript BESB_058750), which yields MPHRVVGQQIAGKFSFLVSLVKSFGLALGCSGLIFGLVCWGGYTRLTRSGLSMTQWSFQGKQLPQTEEEWEDEFNRYKMTPEYKQVHYGITLEQFQQIYFIEWFHRMFARTTGLAFVAGTVGFALAGALTSRMALRLADGEMSRHGERYGYPGGAQGLVGWWMVKSGFSEPTTENKMPRVSPYRLAFHLVTAMCLYSIVLWHALSLLYPPATTVSMAVAPAVAGAALRKLRSRAWGMAAIIGTTLCSGAFVAGNDAGRAYNTWPKMLDHWVPPEVYEVKNKFIKVFESTPVVQFDHRMLAYATLIGSGLLYFTGRRLPVPKEVNVAMGALHGTAALQLLLGITTLLCLVPTELGVLHQAGGMATLSAMVYLLQTISRASRSLPK from the exons ATGCCTCATCGCGTTGTAGGGCAGCAAATCGCGGGAAAGTTCTCTTTCCTGGTATCGCTGGTGAAGTCTTTTGGTCTGGCCCTAG gctgcagcggcctcaTCTTCGGTCTCGTGTGCTGGGGCGGCTACACGCGCCTCACGCGGAGTGGTCTCTCGATGACGCAGTGGAGTTTCCAGGGGAAGCAGCTTCCGCAGACTGAAGAGGAGTGGGAAGATGAGTTCAACCGATATAAG ATGACACCCGAGTACAAGCAAGTTCACTATGGGATTACTTTGGAGCAGTTCCAGCAGATTTATTTCATTGAGTGGTTCCACCGCATGTTCGCCAGAACCACGGGTCTGGCATTTGTTGCGGGGACTGTTggcttcgcgctcgccggagCTCTCACGTCTCGCATGGCGCTGCGTCTTGCTG ATGGAGAGATGAGTCGTCACGGTGAGCG GTATGGGTATCCTGGGGGAGCTCAGGGACTCGTTGGCTGGTGGATGGTCAAAAGCGGCTTCAGCGAGCCGACGACTGAAAATAAGATGCCCCG GGTGTCGCCTTATCGACTTGCGTTTCACCTCGTGACCGCCATGTGCCTCTATAGCATTGTCCTCTGGcacgcgctgtcgctgctgtaCCCTCCCGCGACAACCGTGTCTATGGCGGTTGCGCCAgcggtcgcaggcgccgctctgAGAAAACTTCGGAGTCGAGCGTGGGGAATGGCCGCCATTATTGGAACGACGCTGTGTTCAGGCGCTTTTGTGGCTGGAAACGACGCCGGTCGCGCCTACAACACCTGGCCAAAAATGCTCGACCA CTGGGTGCCTCCTGAAGTCTACGAGGTGAAGAACAAATTCATCAAGGTCTTCGAGTCAACGCCAGTCGTTCAGTTCGACCACCGCATGCTGGCCTACGCCACTTTGATTGGATCGGGCCTTCTGTACTTCACCGGTCGCAGGCTTCCTGTACCGAAAGAAGTGAAT GTAGCAATGGGAGCTCTCCACGGCACGGCTGCATTGCAACTGCTCCTTGGAATCACTACGCTCCTCTGTCTCGTCCCCACTGAGCTCGGTGTCCTACACCAG GCCGGTGGCATGGCGACGCTGAGCGCCATGGTGTATCTGCTTCAGACAATCTCGAGAGCTTCCAGGTCGCTGCCAAAGTAA
- a CDS encoding hypothetical protein (encoded by transcript BESB_058760), whose translation MMTRRRNNGITSQQKHQRIEGARLLAGVPHSPKSSQEVQVSPPTLAHGEENSRSSSRATRDCSCKATRLLVRHSLCISSGAFTVTRRPSPSSTGSPAHPVPVLVSLAVLLLLLLASDIFSAHAAENTRSFSHSPEESELRELRPDKHDLMLFVAKPAGDPRRSLTFHHDEKVTLAASGTLFRVNTETTDKSGFLHSSTEKSTGPSYEGQVDADRSHFSTQEESERQITGIQPTADFEGRQAKRDAHSPKFPLFRSSSAAARLASLGYIVGPPYVGENRAHAQAARTAEREKNILLKGQQHTPSSEDDRRFPELHYSDVFPLGDSSNRGEEKADFLGRNERGSKDYHSLRQHNEGENNTQDRPSNDFSEPAKEGQQGNSTTPESKQDVSAGGNASVRPNKKSSFTVEFKFGPSSSPSDSSLPLYLLPVADGADSGLLPAFGPPRPFTIPSAPQAANGNIPPASAADTDKTRALPSQLDPTSGSLSSTSLLSRQPADLSTVSLSTGLPVPVTSSTALVGLPLSQAVILVPVSLLHALPAPAVLPRSPPHRNAASQISPAAHTDPASHVFPHLRGRLPLPGETAWETTSGGDAHLVFHLPPLRSVFSPSLPFSFAGTAAQDGLFIHSKQSVFAKEAQETSSSHNELLPPSSITPVEATSSVFPTPPSALAPETWGSRRSPLDSILQSPPQSPPIPFGNLSASSQEAATSVTPAYDSASPASDLPPESSAPEAPQPAPRPRVNELDADRDPAQAVLAGQGLSAKQVPTQNLEAILDYIKEQRGGRESDFVWEERDSMPLWQLPHSSDTHSKSMSPKGNHGDILGFSHSPGVASGKMDEELETKMPGRLVELALQQAAETVIHSLASEGLQASPATPLLEPLPHSAWPEMDLRASGKAGGAILPQLGSLFALLTGIDSDQLRKFFTGSVLPPVLPLNSGEHNSPPAATERQVPPTSSIVSVPVEPPAALLPSRSIPTAPQPPVELTESSIDTLTFMRSVLPSLEALTFGLHLETPETAQD comes from the exons ATGATGACCAGAAGGAGGAATAACGGAATCACATCGCAACAGAAGCACCAAAGAATTGAAGGAGCCAGGCTGCTCGCTGGAGTGCCTCATTCCCCCAAGTCATCACAGGAGGTACAAGTAAGCCCTCCAACGTTGGCACATGGCGAAGAGAACTCCAGAAGCAGCAGCCGTGCGACCCGAGATTGCTCTTGCAAGGCAACTCGACTTCTGGTTAGGCATTCGCTTTGTATTTCGAGTGGGGCGTTCACTGTCACCAGACGTCCTTCGCCGAGTAGCACCGGATCACCTGCTCATCCTGTTCCAGTTTTGGTGTCTCTTgccgttcttcttctgctgcttctcgcgagTGACATTTTTTCTGCACATGCTGCCGAGAATACTCGTTCATTTTCCCATTCTCCAGAAGAATCTGAGttgcgcgagctgcgccctGATAAGCATGACCTAATGTTATTTGTGGCGAAGCCAGCCGGAGACCCTCGTCGTTCCCTGACGTTCCATCATGATGAGAAAGTTACGCTTGCGGCCTCTGGGACTCTATTCCGAGTCAATACAGAGACCACAGACAAGTCCGGCTTTCTACATAGCAGCACAGAGAAAAGCACGGGGCCGTCCTACGAAGGGCAAGTAGATGCCGACCGGAGCCACTTTTCCACgcaagaggagagcgaacgaCAGATCACAGGTATACAGCCAACGGCGGATTTTGAAGGAAGACAAGCAAAAAGAGATGCCCATTCACCAAAATTCCCCCTCTTCCGCTCCTCTTCGGCTGCGGCACGTCTCGCGAGTCTCGGCTACATTGTCGGACCTCCTTACGTTGGGGAGAACAGGGCCCATGCACAAGCAGCAAGAACAGcggagcgagaaaaaaatATCCTGCTGAAAGGTCAGCAACATACACCATCCTCAGAGGATGACAGGAGATTTCCAGAGCTTCATTACAGTGACGTCTTTCCTCTTGGCGATTCGAGTAACAGGGGTGAAGAAAAAGCAGATTTCCTTGGACGAAATGAGCGTGGTAGCAAGGATTACCACTCACTGCGCCAACATAATGAAGGTGAAAACAACACCCAGGACCGTCCTTCAAATGATTTTTCCGAACCTGCGAAAGAAGGGCAGCAGGGGAACTCCACAACACCCGAGAGCAAACAGGATGTTTCGGCAGGAGGTAATGCCTCTGTACGCCCCAATAAAAAGTCCTCCTTTACTGTGGAGTTCAAGTTCGGTCCGTCCTCTTCACCTTCCGACTCTTCCCTCCCCTTGTATCTTCTACCGGTTGCCGATGGCGCAGACTCAGGTCTGTTACCTGCATTCGGTCCACCCCGGCCCTTCACTATTCCTTCCGCACCACAAGCAGCAAATGGCAACATTCCgcccgcttccgccgctgaCACCGACAAGACACGCGCTTTACCCTCACAGCTGGACCCCACAAGCGGGAGCCTCAGTAGTACTTCTCTTTTGAGTCGCCAGCCAGCAGATTTGTCAACAGTGTCGCTTTCCACAGGCCTGCCCGTCCCCGTGACTAGCAGTACTGCGCTCGTAGGCCTTCCGCTCAGCCAAGCTGTCATTCTCGTCCCCGTCTCGCTTCTTCATGCTttgccagcgcctgcggtgCTACCCCGAAGTCCTCCGCATCGAAACGCTGCTTCTCAGATTTCTCCAGCCGCGCACACCGATCCTGCATCCCATGTATTCCCACATCTCCGAGGGCGGCTCCCGCTACCCGGAGAAACTGCTTGGGAAACAACGAGCGGTGGAGACGCTCATCTCGTATTTCAtttgcctcctctccgttcAGTCTTTAGCCCCTCTCTTCCATTTTCGTTCGCCGGTACTGCGGCGCAAGACGGGCTTTTTATTCACTCAAAGCAATCTGTGTTTGCCAAAGAAGCTCAGGAGACAAGCAGCTCTCATAATGAATTACTCCCACCTTCCTCCATTACTCCTGTGGAGGCCACATCGTCAGTCTTTCCAACCCCTCCGAGCGCTCTGGCTCCTGAAACTTGGGGTTCTCGTAGGAGCCCGCTGGACTCGATTCTTCAGTCTCCCCCTCAGTCACCACCTATCCCGTTCGGCAACCTGTCGGCGAGTTCTCAGGAGGCAGCAACTAGCGTCACCCCTGCATATgacagcgcgtcgcctgcgtcagaTTTGCCGCCTGAATCCtcagcgccagaggcgcccCAGCCTgctccccgccctcgcgtAAATGAGCTTGACGCAGATCGAGATCCTGCACAGGCGGTCCTGGCAGGTCAAGGGCTCTCCGCAAAACAGGTGCCCACGCAAAATCTGGAAGCTATCCTCGACTACATCAAAgaacagcgaggaggacgagagTCAGACTTTGTTTGGGAAGAGAGAGATTCGATGCCCCTCTGGCAACTACCCCATTCTTCGGATACTCATTCAAAGAGTATGAGTCCGAAAGGGAACCACGGTGATATCTTGGGCTTCAGCCACAGCCCTGGTGTTGCCTCAGGCAAAATGGACGAGGAACTAGAAACAAAGATGCCGGGGAGACTAGTCGAGTTAGCTCTTCAGCAAGCCGCAGAAACCGTGATTCACAGCCTTGCGTCGGAGGGACTGCAAGCATCGCCTGCCACGCCCCTGTTGGAACCTCTCCCGCACTCTGCATGGCCTGAAATGGACTTGAGGGCGTCTGGGAAAGCTGGAGGAGCAATACTACCTCAACTCGGTTCACTTTTTGCACTTCTGACAGGCATTGATAGCGACCAATTGAGAAAGTTCTTCACGGGGTCGG TTCTTCCCCCGGTACTGCCCTTGAACAGTGGTGAACACAACTCACCACCGGCTGCCACTGAGAGGCAGGTCCCTCCGACTTCATCAATCGTCAGCGTCCCCGTAGAACCGCCGgcggctcttcttccttctaGGAGCATACCAACAGCTCCGCAGCCCCCAGTCGAGCTGACAGAGAGCAGCATCGACACACTCACTTTTATGCGGAGTGTACTGCCGTCGCTGGAGGCTCTCACATTCGGGCTACACTTGGAGACGCCAGAAACGGCGCAAGATTAA